The Apodemus sylvaticus chromosome 22, mApoSyl1.1, whole genome shotgun sequence genome includes a region encoding these proteins:
- the LOC127673100 gene encoding paired immunoglobulin-like type 2 receptor beta produces the protein MAQILLLLLSAACLHTGNSAGASRENGYAVNQPANLSGVQGGSIEIPFSFYFPWELAKDPKMRIVWRWKVFHGEFIYNSTPPFIHEHFKDRLILNWTQGQTSGVLRILTLKETDQATYFCRVFLQTTKGMKNWQSIPGTQLTVTHALSTTMRSPSTITSAVTTAGLEDTGGQGNPSLLNLGAMVAMVVVKAVVIIPLYGLMIFLWWRQRPAGNERSQCR, from the exons ATGGCTCAGATCCTGCTTCTTCTGCTGTCAGCAGCTTGTCTGCACACTG GGAACTCTGCAGGAGCCAGCAGAGAAAATGGTTATGCGGTCAACCAACCAGCAAACCTCTCTGGGGTCCAGGGCGGATCCATCGAGATCCCCTTCTCCTTCTACTTCCCCTGGGAGTTGGCCAAGGACCCAAAGATGAGGATAGTCTGGAGATGGAAGGTCTTCCATGGGGAATTCATCTACAACTCCACCCCGCCTTTCATACATGAGCACTTCAAGGACCGGCTCATCCTGAACTGGACACAGGGACAGACATCCGGAGTCCTCAGAATCCTGACCTTGAAGGAAACTGACCAGGCCACATACTTCTGCCGTGTTTTTCTGCAAACAACAAAAGGCATGAAGAATTGGCAGTCTATTCCTGGAACCCAACTCACCGTGACACATG CACTCAGCACCACCATGAGGAGCCCCTCCACCATCACCTCTGCAGTCACCACAGCTGGCCTGGAGGACACAGGGGGCCAGGGGAATCCTTCCCTGCTCAACCTGGGAGCCATGGTCGCAATGGTCGTAGTCAAGGCTGTGGTCATAATCCCACTCTACGGACTGATGATCTTCCTGTGGTGGAGGCAAAG ACCAGCTGGGAATGAGAGGAGCCAATGCAGATGA